DNA from Daucus carota subsp. sativus chromosome 1, DH1 v3.0, whole genome shotgun sequence:
GGCCGTAACACGCCACAACAAAGGAATGGTGGCCGAAAACAGAACGGTGGAAAGGGAGGTAAGTCTGGTGGCAAAGGGGGGAAGACTGGTGGCGGCCATAGTGGTCGCGGTGGTGCTGGCCAGCAGCAGCAACAGCCACCAACTTGGCAGCAGCAACAACAGCAATGGCCGCAGTTTCCAGGGTGGGGGTGGCCTCCACAGTGGCCTGCTCCTCCATGCCCGTACCCCACCCAAGGGTGGGCTCGTTCTCCAGGCCCGGTCAGGCAGCCCGGCATCTTGGGTACTCGTCCTCAACAGGCTTATGCTGCTTCAAATCAGTCAATGTCGTACACTCCTACAGACATCGAGTCGGCGATGCACACAATGACTTTGAGCCAACCCGATCCTTCGTGGTACATGGACACCGGAGCCACCTCTCACATGACATCCTCCAATGGTAATCTCTCGTCTTATTTTAATTTGAGCAATCATCCTtctaatattattgttggcagtGGTCATTCTATTCCTATTCTTGGTTGTGGTCGTGCTACTCTGTCCTCTCCACATCCTCCTTTATCCCTCAATAATGTCCTTCATGCTCCCAAACTCATTAAAAATCTTATTTCAGTTCGCAAGTTTACAGTAGATAATAATGTGACTGTTGAATTTGACCCTTATGGTTTCTTTGTGAAGGATTACCGGACGGGGTTGCCAATAATGAGATGTAATAGCGCGGGTGATCTATATCCTCTCACCAACACCAATTTTTCTTACTGTTCTTCTCCATCAAGTTTTGCGGCATTAGCTCCTTCTATTTGGCATGCACGTTTAGGACATCCCGGGTCGAGTATTTTACATACTCTTAGTAGCAATAAAAGTATCGAATGTCATCGTACTTCAAGTTCTAGTATTTGTCATTCTTGTGTTGTTGGAAAACATATTAAGTTGCCATTTTCTTCTTCTATGTCATCTACTACTTTGCCGTTTGATATAATACATAGTGATCTTTGGACTTCTCCTGTTTTGAGTTCTTCGGGACATCGTTATTATATGCTCATTTTGGATGATTTTACTAAATTTGTGTGGACTTTTCCCCTGGCTAAAAAGTCTGaagtttttacaaaatttttggCTTTTCAATCCTATATACGCACACAATTTGAGCGTCCAATCAAAAATATACAATGTGACAATGGGCGGGAGTATGATAATAATTCTTTTTGGAAATTTTGTGAGTCGAATGGGTTGTCTTTCCGTCTCTCTTGTCCTCATACGTCTCCACAAAATGGTAAAGCTGAAAGAAAATTACGATCACTAAATAATATCACTCGCACTCTTCTCTCTCATGCCTCCTTACCTCCATCTTTTTGGCATCATGCTTTACAAATGGCAACTTATCTCCATAACATTTTGCCTAGCAAATTGTTAGAAAAAAAATCTCCTCTTAGTGTTTTGTATCATAGGGAACCTTCATACTCTCATTTACGGGTCTTTGGGTGTCTTTGTTATCCTCTCTTTCCTTCTACCACCATACATAAGCTACAACCCCGATCCACTCCATGTGTATTTTTAGGCTTCCCTCCAAACCATAGAGGTTATAAATGTTATGATCTTTCCTCAAACAAAATTATCATATGTCGTCATGTGTTTTTTGATGAAACTGTGTTTCCATTTGCTAAGTTGCATACTCCTACTGCCAACACTTATGATTTCTTAGATGAAGGATTCTCTCCTTATCTAATTCATCATTTACGTGCTGCCGCATCTCCAGGGCCCAATCAAATGGACCCATCTCCATTGGGTGAACAACCCACCTCACCCTCCTCTTCCCTCCCAAACATGCAGTCTACTGTCCCCATTCCTCCACAGCCCACACCTCAACCAACCATGGTCACACGTAGTCAACGAGGTATTTTTAAgcctaataaaaaatattgcaatGTTGCTACCACTTCTACAGTTACGAAATCCCCTGTTCCCCGTAACCCCATAGAAGCTTTACGTGATCCCAATTGGAAAATGGCTATGGATGATGAATTTAATGCTCTTATTAAAAATAAGACGTGGGAGTTGGTGCCCCATCCGCCTAATGCTAATGTCATTCGTTCTATGTGGATTTTTACTCATAAGGTGAAATCTGACGGTTCTTTTGAGAGGCATAAGGCTCGTCTTGTAGGTGATGGCAAAACACAACGGGTGGGCATTGATTGTGGAGAAACTTTTAGTCCGGTGGTTAAGCCTGCGACTATTTGGACTGTTCTGAGCCTGGCTTTATCAAAAACTTGGCCTATTCATCAACTTGATGTCAAGAATGCATTCTTACATGGTGAGCTCAATGAGACAGTATATATGCACCAACCAGTTGGATTTCGTGATTCCGCTCATCCAGATTATGTGTGTTTGTTGCGTAAGTCATTATATGGTCTTAAATAGGCACCCCGGGCATGGTACAAAAGGTTTGCTGATTATGTGTTGTCCATTGGCTTCATTAACAGCAAGTCTGATAATTCTTTGTTTATTTATCGCTCGGGCTCCCATACGGCATATTTGTtattatatgtggatgacataatcTTGACAGCTTCTTCTCATGCTCTCCGGTTATCTATTATGTCTCTTCTTGGCTCTGAATTTGCTATGAAGGACCTGGGtcctttaaattattttcttgGCATAGCAGTGACTAGAACCAAAGGTGGTCTTTTTCTATCACAACGCAAATATGCAGAGGATATCATTGAGCGAGCAGGAATGTCGACTTGCAAACCATCAGCCACGCCAGTTGATACTAAGCCCAAGGTTGGGGCGTCTGGTCCATCCTATGCGCATCCCACCCATTACCGTAGCCTGGCAGGGGCATTGCAATATCTGACGTTCACAAGACCCGATATAACATACGCCGTCCAGCAAGTTTGTTTACATATGCATGACCCGAAGGAGTGTCATATGGCTGCCCTTAAGCGAATAATTCGCTATGTACAAGGTACTAAGGATCATGGTCTGCATCTTTATCCTTCTTCTACCTTGTCTCTTATCTCCTACACCGATGCGGATTGGGGGGGCTGCCCAGATACACGGCGTTCGACCTCAGGATATTGTGTTTATTTAGGGGATAATTTGATATCATGGTCTGCAAAACGCCAAGCTACATTATCCAAATCTAGTTGCGAAGCTGAGTATAGAGGAGTTGCAAATGTAGTATCCGAATGTTGTTGGCTTCGAAACTTACTGCTCGAGTTACATTGTCCACTCAGGAAAGCGACTTTAGTATACTGCGACAATGTAAGTGCAATCTATCTCTCAGGTAATCCTGTACATCATCAAAGGACTAAACACATCGAGATGGATATACTTTTTGTCCGGGAGAAGGTTGCACGTGGTGATGTCAGAGTTCTACATGTCCCTACGCGGCATCAAATTGCGGACATATTTACTAAGGGACTTCCACGTGTATTATTTGAAGATTTTCGGGATAGTCTCAGCGTCCGAAGCCCTCCCGCTTTGACTACGGGGGTGTGTTAAGataattatgtatataattagCTTACTCAAATGTACAGCTGGTTGTTATCTTATTTGTAGGATAGGTTTATCGTTTCCTAGTTTACTGCCGTGTTTATAGCCAAAGATTATGGCTGAATGATGCTTTGTAAAACTGTATAAATATCAATGAGGAAGGAAGTAAATATTCACGGAAAACATTCTTTTAAAAACATTAGTGCTAAAAATAGAGCTATTAGAACCGAAAAGCAGTGAACTACATATAACTGTTATACTTTTTATGGACATGTCACGTTTGTagacaaattataaaaaaaagatagaagATTGAGATTGTagacaaattataaaaataaattttgaggatatcgttggagatgctcttattcaTTGTAGTCTCAATATTCTGAGTGAACAATTCACATCCCACACGCAAACGCTTCTATTCTACGAACTTAGAGGGTGTTTGGATGATTGGTGGGAATGAGAATGAAAGGTATGGTAAAGAGTAACCCAAGAGATGTGGAGGGAACGATTTACCCTCCAAGAGGGAATGAGGTTCTCATTACACACAAGAAATTTGCTAATTCAAACACAATGTTTGGATAtgaggttccgattcccgttaaccggaCTCATTAATCATGAACCAAACGGCCTCTTAGTTGGTAAGTAGGTGTTTGTGAGTATTTGTTCAAAAATATTTGTGTTGTCAGAAAAAACGCCAAAACGccgttaaaaattattttgttataaaaattacataattgttGGTACTTTTTTCTgatatttgcatattttgaattataatataaaaaataatgtttttgatgagttttgataataaaatatggTGATAATCCGCAAAAACTGAAAATagctttttctaaaaatacGAGGGACCTATTTTATCTAAAATTACAAAAAcctgttttttctaaaaattcaaaaactgctatttagaaaattaattttagatttatatacagtttttaatctattttttaaCACACAGCAGGCAGCGGTACCAATAAAGACGAGGGACTGAGTTGCATGAATGCATGCTTAGTAGTTCGGTGGAGAGACAGGTTACATATCCTCACTTGGGTTGAAAAGTCTTTCGATTCAGATATTAAGAGTAAAATACCTAACCCCCGGTGATGTTTCAAGAAAAACGAGCAACGCTATTATTTCTTAAATCAAGTTAACGGTCCTCGAATGTAGGCCAGAGGCTGTTGCTTCTTCCCGGCCTCCAGCTCATCTGCTTATAGAAAGTAATTTAACGAGATACATACCGTTTATCGATATATTTCAGCTCTTGAGATCGGAAATCGTTCATTAATAGTTTCAAATCCATGTGAACACCACGTAAAATACTGATTTGTGGTGATACTTATGCATTGACATGTAACGTAACTGGTAAATAAGAAAACAATTGATTTATGGTGATAGTCTATAGATTTGCATTATGACATGCAACTAGGTATTTAACAAAAGCACTGGGGCTAACAAGTGACactcatatttcatatatttatgtTCAACGTCCCTGTATCCTTGTTATTGaattttaatgatttatgaCTTAAGAAATTCATGTAAACCGAAACTCGAATATCATAATTTACGGTGAAAAACAATTAGTCCTATTTATCCTGTTAAGAACTGAAAATGCGGGAGGAAACCTAGTGAATAAGATAAGTTTACCTCTGACAAGCCTGACCATTTATATGTCAGCGAAGCCAGGCTCCAAAGGTGAACACTAGGCTAACAAATAAACTTGCAAAGAGTTAGAGTTggcatttaataaaaaaatgtaccAACTTCACAATCCAACAATGAACTTTCACGCaggttagttcataatcataTAGCAAAAACCAAGGGACCTCCATACTTTGTAAGGACCCTTATATAAAACCAACAGATCGATACAAATGTAAGCCCAGCTTCTCTTCCCTTATCTATGAACTATGGGAAGTCTAGTTTAGAAGTCTAGTAATGCAACAGCTCTTATAAGATACTGGAAACTCGTAACAACAGTAATCAGCTATGGAAATTATGATATATGGGCTGTTGGCTCGTAACAGATCTATTTAGTGAACAcgttaataaatttaatactcTAATAGGACAAGTAGACAACCAGTACTGAGAAATTTGTTTCTTCAGCACTGTGTCCTCCCTTTTTATAGTGAAAAGAGAATTGAATTATATCTCACCCACTTCATTGGTATTACCACTCCCCAGAATGAACTCTCCGCAGAGCACATTGTGGTTTTCGCTTTTCCACAACCGGAACAATTTTCTCCATGAGCTGCAAGGAACCCCAGAACATCAACAGCTTCTCAAATTGAGTGAAGTGTTTAAATccattaatttaatatattataaaattactaTATCATCTCCTTACATATAACTATGATATAACTTACAGAAAATTTCCCAACAATGATTTATACAAGTCGAGAATTTTGCGTTCGAAAAACAAGTTGCCGAAAAGAACCATACCTCTTTAAGCCTTTCTTTAATCCGCTCATCCTGGAAAGTGTCACCTCTTAATTGTTAGTTCAAGAACATTATATTCAAGAGAATAATAGATTAGATATAAGTTACGAGATCAGAAAGAAGAGCTAATATCATAAAGCTTCCAGTTCCAAATTCAACATGTATAAAGCTTATTCAAGGAGTAAACATGCTAACTAAACAGACTTAGTAATTGTAGTTTTAGAATATCAGTGTCAACAATCCAGAGGCAGATCTGCTTCTTCTATTCCATGACAAGTCATGTTACAATTCAGTAAGAAAGGCAAAAGTTCAGAAGTATATGAAGTCAGATGCATAACATTACTTGGTTAAAGAACTtctaattcaaaattataattttttaaaaaataaatattttaagccACCTAACTCATCACAATGTTTCAAACAGAAATCTAGCAACACTCTCAAAACAAGTATTTACACCTAATACTTGATTAGTGCAAGTTTTCTTCACCTTTGTAGTCTGGTGGTACTTCTAATAAATTATGCAATGCACCATGAAACTGAGCAACAGCTCATTATAAGTAATGTAGACAATGAAACTTGTTAGTTGTTACGATTAGAGTCTGTCCAATTACACGTCATGTGCATGCAAAAAGTAAACTAACAAGTATATAGAGTATTTATATACGAGTTTTCAACTCATAAAAATCATCACTAAAGATTGTTTGGTGTAAACAATTTGAAAGTCACCCACAAGGGTTTTAAACGAAAGCAAAGATATAAAGAGATAGAGATATGGGGGGATCCAGTGCAGAAATCAAAGTTAAAGAACCAAAATAATAATCTTAAGTTTCAAATTAAGAATACTGAATAACTCAGTTAACAACATGAATAACCGTGGTTTCAAAAGTATAGCTAGTAAGAAAATGACAAGGCATAAGATGACGTAATTTTATAGCCTTGATCAGATCGGTGATGTTCACTCAAAGTCTCTATTAGTGACATCTCTGCTTTGATAAtgtgataatttttatataattaaagatgGAAGACAATCATTTCCTTCAACTATATTTTCCTTGGAAGTTTTAATATAACAGAACCTTAAACTATTGCTTTTTGCAGTCAATGAACAGAAAGGTTAGGATCGTCATTGCAACTAGACTATTCAGTATATTATAGCAAAATAATAAGTTGCAAGTGATCAGGAAGCTGGGAATAAGAAAAGTAAATAGCTACAACAAACAAGAACAATCAGCAGAAACGTACTACAATAGGTTCCAAGTTACCAATCATAAAGAAGGAAAGGGTTTGGAAACAAAGTAGTTACAAAGATAAAAGAAGTGAAACtaagaagaattcagcaaaaatataattaaaggaACGGCAACATTGGCAATGTGCTACACGAGCTTGAAGCCAGTTGAGGATTCATTTTCCATCTGTGCACTATATACTCTGCCAACAGTGAACAATGTATAGAGCGCACACacagtcacacacacacacacacacacacacatttttcTTGGATATTTTAGAACTTAATGTCTGCTACTTTTTTCTTACTGAACTCAGAGAAAGGCTTTTTAACTTTAGGAGATATAGCTCATGACCTGCATAACTTTATTTGGTTTCTCTGATAATCTGTAATCCTATTACAAGCTTCTTGTAATCATCAAGCAAACACAATTCCCTTACTAAAGGTAACCTCGCAGTCAAAAATAAGATGTTCCCAATAAGTTGCAAATGATGTGTATATATGTCCGGTAATGGAGTATTGCTCCCACATTACAAAGACGTAAATTGCAAAAAATGGTGCAACCTATTTACATCAATTGCTGACAAGGTATGTCTAGTTATGCCACTCAGATGTGTAGATTAATAATTGGGGGTTCCTATCCTAGAAACTCCGCAGAGAAGCTCAAAATAGTTATATCCCCAAggttttccaaattttatcaCTATATCTCAAGAAGAAAGATATTTAAGACTCAAAACTAATCCAGTCAGGCTTCGGGAATCTTAATACTTTTTAAggtgataaataataaatgctAAGACAGAACTCCAATACTAGTTCtcgagaaagaagaaagtaatgCCACCTCCATAATAAAATTCAAGTGCATAAATTTCACAGGTAAAGATGTACCTTCTCTTTCAACAATAATTCATTCTCTTCCTCCAACTTCATTACCATGGACTCTAATTCCACTTGATAAGCCtaaaaacacaacaaaacaaaatcatttcACAAGCACACTTATTTCCAAACACAAACCTTGTTAACCCACACTTGATACAAAAATTATATCGACAAGTTGCAAACTATTTTCTCATTCATATATTTGTTGATTtctgtatatataataagtgCTACTCCCACCATCCCAATTTACTTGTCCCATTCACTTTTTACACGTAGTTTAAGGTGTATAGAAATGATTAAtgaaaaacttttttttttttaaatttccttGCTTCAAGtcaaaatttatatactaaAAAGTTTAGATTTTagagataaagaaaaaaatttcaaaaattatatataaaactatCATCTTCTTTATGGACCTTAATGGCTTAAAGTTCGTGAATGGGAGTAATTTCGAACAGGAAGCAAACTTAATTGTATTTTTGGAATCTTTTGAGGTGAGGTCAATTAAGAGAAATATAAATACCACACATACACCTTCACTACGGATATGGAATTACCACTACATTCAGCTTTAAACCTCACCATAAGGTAATTAAGGTAGACAGATCAATAATCTATCAGCAATTACAAACTACTTACGCACAATCACGTCATAAATACACtaaaaatcttatttatatattcGACAAATTCAATAAATACATCAGAAAAATTCCATAGCAAAAACGACAAAACCTCACTTATTTAATCTATCAGTGAAGTACGGACTACTTTCATACAATGACATCataaatacattaaaaatcttATTCACACGTTCGATAAATTCTATAAATACATTAGGAAAATTCCATAGCAAAAAGCAACAAGACCTCACTTATATAATCTATGAGCGATTTAGAGACTACTTTCATACAATGACATCATAAATAGACCAAAAACCTTATTCGCACATTCGACGAATTCTACAAACACATCAAAACAAATTCTGCAGCAAAAAGCAACAAAACTTTACTTATATGATCCATCAGTGAATTACAGACTAGTTTCATACAATGACATCATAAATACACTAAAAATTGAATACACACATTCGACAAATTCTATAAACACATGAAAACATATTCTGCAGCAAAAGCTCACCAAATACATCAAATTCAAAAGTCTCACCTGTTTGCGCTCCCGCGACCTGGCAGCCGACTCGCGATTCTTAATCATCCTCCTCTGGCGTTGCATAACAACCTTATCCAACGACTCCACTCTCCTCTTCCCTTTCCTCCCTTCCTCCACTCCGCTCCGCTCCGAAACAATTCCTCCGCCTACCGCTCTCCCATAAACTCCAGCATCGCTCCACAGCCGCTCCACCTTGACGACCTCCGTCTCCTCCACCTTCGCATCCGCTTTGGCCAAAAAATCCTCCAGCGTCATCAGCTCGCCGTCATCGCTCGGCTCCACCTTGAGCTCCTTCTTGGCCGTCTGCGCCACGATCTCGCCCCACACCTCGTCCACCGTCTTCCGGCGAGGCGGCGGCGAAGTGGAGGAGGAGCTGAAGATGCCGGAGATGGAGAGAGTGAGGTCGGTGGCGTTGGAGTCGAGAGGCTTGAGATCAGTGGACGCCATAATTGGGCGGGAAAATTGAGGAGGTAGTTATGGTGATGATTGGGGTGTCTAGggattggagaagaaggaatTGGGGGAAGTTGATGTCAATTGTCAACAGTGGGTGTTTAGTAGTACTAATCATTGAGGAGATAGATGTCCAGATGGACTGCCGCTGTTATGTTTCTGACTCGCTTGACTttaattttaatcttttaaccgccgattttataatttaatcgtcatttgaatttttatttaataaattttaatgatttattataaaagttaagaatttcaagtgGGAAcgatttaagaaaaaatatttagtttgaattaaatttcatgaaaaatctGATTTGTCGGGTTATATGCGATTTCTACGTTGTTTGAGACATATCTTGAATTGGATCTTACGATGTATGTAAAattaatggatttttttttgaacttcGAACTAGTCGAAGAGGTAAATCTAACTGGAAAAGTTCATAAATTGAGGTGCACATACAAATAcgaattttgagaaaaaatccTACTCGATTTTATAGTTTTATATGATGAGGAGACTTTTATTATTCTTGGTATACTATTAGATTAGGAATAATTAGCAGCAAAGCAATATAGACAGAGAATAAGTGGGAAATCATGGATATTTTTCTTGAAAGAGTTCTGaagtttaaaaattttcttctcTCCTTTTGTTAgttaaattatgtatatttatagtagttgttttgtttatttaattattagcaACTACTAgtttctaatatttcataaaaaccaATGTTTGTATTATGATCTTGgcttcatttttataattatttaattaattatgactAATacttattgattatatttttttcatgtaaATTTGTGTGTTCGACGATATCATGAATTACTTCTATGTGAATGGAAGTATGATTGACAGATACACTATTAGAGGCACCCATACAATTAACATAATTGAATTTGAGCGTTACAACATCAATGCATCATTGATTTTCTGAAAGCGTTACTGTTAGGAATATGTCGATCTTGATGATATATCAaaacatttaatataatttaacttgtatttaaatatatcaaCGGATATCATACTATTTGTAGTATCTAATGATCATATAACCCCAACAACCAATGTTAAGATATTATAATCTAACTAGTGCTTTTCAATATTAGTAATTGATAGAATAATCTTAATTGCTTTCAATTTTGCAATTGGAGTAAATGTCTCATCAAATctatttcttcttcttgaaaatAGCCTTTAGCGACCAATCTTGTTTGTTCCCTGTGACTATGTCATTTTCATccatcttgtttctgaatactcATTTTATGCTTATGAAAGACCTGTCCTTAGGCCTAGGTACTAGCTTTCATAccttgtttctctcaaactgaTTTACCTCTTCTAGTATAGCTAAAATTCAATCTAGATCTAAAAAGGCCGCTACCACTTTTGTAGGTCCTTcttgtgataaaaaaaaaactgatataCAAACATTCATCCAAAGTAATGCTTTTAGTTTTGACACCTCCCATTGCATCTTCACTTATGAGCTCAAAGGGATTATCTCTAGTTGTTATGAATATGTCAATCTTGATGATAAGTCTTACACTCTGTTTGGATGACCTGAATGAAATGAGTTTAGCCCAGAATGGAATGGGCCATTCCATTCCAAAAATAGAAATTCTGTTAATTGGCCCAAGGAATGGAATAGcccattattttattcattccaATCCATCAATTAATCCGACAATCAATTCATTTCTGAAAGTGCGGGTTAAGCCCATTCCATTCATTCACGCTTTCCGCCTCTCTCACGCATCTCTCTATCCGcctctctcactctctcgcatctctctctctctcttcctcgCATCTctatctctcatctctctcttcctcGCATCTCTCTCTTCCTTTTCTGCCTCTCCCCCACTCTACACTCTCTCTTTATCTCTTTTCGACTAAAAATTTTGTGAATCCATAATTCATCTCCTTTGAAGACGAAGTTTAAGCCTCAATCACATATTTTGGAGCTTCGATTGCTCTATCCAAACAGGTTTTAAATCTATCGAtttagataaaatatttatcttaTTTATGGTAATTTTTTTGGAGCTTATTATGTATGTTTATAGCCTATGCTTGTATATATACATTCCATTTTTTCTTCGATTTATGTATGTTCATAACTCGttatatgtgtgtatgtttGTATGCTGAGATGATTTATTTGTGCGTATATGTCTGTATAAATTTAAACAGGACTTGTCGTGTTTATATATGAATGCTTGTTTGGTCCATTTCACCGtgttaaagtatttttttagaATGTGTGCTACTTGTTTGAGTAAAAGCCTCTAAGAACAACAACATGGTTATATGCCGTAATGGCACGTATTCCGTTCAGTAAAAGAAATTCTAGGCGAAAGAAGAGAATTATGCTATATATGGTGTGGCTGAAAATGATTGCTTTGATATCTTGGTATTTTCAAATGATTGTTGTGTTAGGGACTAGGGTAGCACTAAGACCAAGGTACTCAATTTTTAAGATGGAAAGAATTCACTATGTTGATAGGTTAGTTAAACAAAGTGATGATACGTGTATTATAAATCTTCGGATGGATATGAAGACATTTCATAAATTATGGATAAAAAAGAGATGGGCTTTTTAAGAGAATATTTCTGTTCCTATACATGCAGAATTGAAATGGCTAGTGATATGGAATCAAATAATTCATCAGTAGAAAGAGGCGCTGgaaaaaataaaaggaaatgGACTGAAGATGAAGATGGAAAACTAGTCGAAGCTTTGATGAAGACGCTAAAAAAGGATTTCGATGTTGTGTACGACATCTGCTATGGAGCAAACAGTTCGGGGTTTGGATGGAACGCAGAAGACAATGTTCTTACGGCACCGAGGGATGTCTGGGTTCAATATCTTAAGTTAATTAATTATCACATATAAATTCTGATCCTTAGGCTGTCCTCATTTCAAAATGCCATTGTTTATAGTTCCATCAAGGGATCTGCTTTAAATTCTAATGCTCAATTGTATCGTTTTAGATTACTAATGTTATTTACTTAATTTGAGATAACTGCAAGTCTGGAAACTTGAAATGTTATGTTACTTGATGGATATGAATTTGTAATGTGAATAAGATTACTTGTGTTATCTGTTGCATGTTAAAGCGTACATAAATCAACACTAGGATCTAAACTGTACCATATTGAGAGGTAATCTAAAATTATATTCGtaatatatgtttatgtgtTAGTTTGATAATGGCTGCATTACAATCTAATTTGAAAAACAGTTAACCAAGTAGTGATGGTATGTACTTCTttccaaaaaaagaaagaaaaaagaaactggTAAGTTCTAACTAAGTAGCAACATGAGTATCTAACTGGACAAGTGTTCCTGTAGCTTCCTCATTCTCTCACTAATTTTGGTTCTTCCAACCTGAAGATAGTTCACTGAGTTACATAGCAACCAGACGAGGTGCGCAGATGAATTAGCGGCCAGTAATGGTGTAGATgctatattgattttattatgttttcttTTCTGCTTCAAACTATATTCCTTAAGAAACTGCTTCTTTCGTAAATTGTCATATTTGTAGTCTGATGCTTctttagtaaagtttatttgTTCACAATTGAAGCTTAATGGAGCTATTGTTGTGGCTTGTGAAAGTTGTGGATAATACATATTTGTTTTTAGTTGT
Protein-coding regions in this window:
- the LOC108202361 gene encoding G-box-binding factor 4-like; the encoded protein is MASTDLKPLDSNATDLTLSISGIFSSSSTSPPPRRKTVDEVWGEIVAQTAKKELKVEPSDDGELMTLEDFLAKADAKVEETEVVKVERLWSDAGVYGRAVGGGIVSERSGVEEGRKGKRRVESLDKVVMQRQRRMIKNRESAARSRERKQAYQVELESMVMKLEEENELLLKEKDERIKERLKELMEKIVPVVEKRKPQCALRRVHSGEW